One segment of Opisthocomus hoazin isolate bOpiHoa1 chromosome 22, bOpiHoa1.hap1, whole genome shotgun sequence DNA contains the following:
- the NIPAL4 gene encoding magnesium transporter NIPA4 isoform X2 produces MERLEANGSCSNGSLVTLSCLSHRVVCQVISNADPSDSVRDNGTLDDFWVNRLESSYGFWIGLGLAVFSSFLIGSSVILKKKGLLRLVEKGGTRAGDGGHGYLKDWFWWAGLLTMGGGEAANFAAYAFAPATIVTPLGALSVLISAILSSYLLGERLNLLGKLGCMLSLVGSTVMVIHAPEDEEVTTLDELLSKLKEPGFLAYAAILLAVCLLLIFYLAPRYGQSNILIYLTICSVIGAFSVSSVKGLGIAIKGFFAGQPVLQHPLTWILVITLVASITTQINYLNKSLDIFNTSLVFPIYYVLFTTIVITTSIILFKEWVTMTVVDIIGTVCGFLTIILGVFLLHAFKDMDVSLENLPQVLQGGQQAPATQDDKNILIEVDNSSIAPEDKPKTLA; encoded by the exons ATGGAGCGGCTGGAGGCGAACGGCAGCTGCAGCAACG GGTCCCTGGTCACGCTTTCGTGCCTTTCCCACCGGGTCGTGTGCCAAGTGATCAGCAACGCTGACCCATCTGACTCCGTCCGGGACAATGGGACGTTGGATGACTTCTGGGTAAATCGGCTGGAAAGCAGTTATGGATTCTGGATTGGCCTGGGCTTGGCTGTCTTCTCCAGCTTCCTCATCGGAAGCAGCGTCATCCTCAAGAAGAAGGGGCTGCTGCGGCTGGTGGAGAAGGGAGGCACCAGGGCAG GAGATGGAGGCCACGGCTACCTGAAGGACTGGTTCTGGTGGGCTGGCTTGTTAACCA TGGGTGGAGGGGAAGCTGCCAACTTCGCCGCCTATGCCTTTGCTCCTGCAACTATAGTCACGCCACTGGGAGCTCTGAGTGTGCTCATAAG TGCCATCCTGTCTTCGTATTTGCTTGGAGAACGGCTCAACCTGCTGGGAAAGCTGGGCTGCATGCTCAGCCTCGTGGGCAGCACCGTGATGGTGATACATGCCCCAGAGGATGAGGAGGTCACCACTCTGGATGAACTGTTGTCTAAATTGAAAGAGCCAG gTTTCCTTGCTTATGCTGCGATCCTCTTGGCTGTCTGCCTCCTCCTGATCTTCTACCTCGCACCCCGCTATGGCCAGAGCAACATTCTCATCTACCTCACCATCTGCTCCGTTATTGGTGCCTTCTCCGTGTCCTCGGTCAAGGGCCTGGGTATTGCCATCAAGGGCTTCTTTGCTggccagcctgtgctgcagcacCCATTGACGTGGATCCTAGTCATTACGCTGGTGGCATCCATCACTACACAGATTAACTACCTCAATAAGTCTCTAGACATTTTTAACACCTCTTTGGTGTTTCCCATTTACTATGTGCTGTTCACCACCATTGTCATCACAACTTCCATCATCCTCTTTAAGGAGTGGGTCACCATGACTGTAGTGGACATCATTGGGACAGTTTGTGGCTTCCTCACCAtcattttgggggtgtttttacTTCATGCCTTCAAAGACATGGACGTAAGTTTAGAGAATCTACCACAAGTCCTCCAGGGTGGACAGCAAGCACCAGCCACCCAAGATGACAAGAACATCCTGATAGAGGTGGACAACTCCAGCATCGCCCCAGAGGATAAACCCAAA ACGCTTGCGTGA
- the NIPAL4 gene encoding magnesium transporter NIPA4 isoform X1 has product MERLEANGSCSNGSLVTLSCLSHRVVCQVISNADPSDSVRDNGTLDDFWVNRLESSYGFWIGLGLAVFSSFLIGSSVILKKKGLLRLVEKGGTRAGDGGHGYLKDWFWWAGLLTMGGGEAANFAAYAFAPATIVTPLGALSVLISAILSSYLLGERLNLLGKLGCMLSLVGSTVMVIHAPEDEEVTTLDELLSKLKEPGFLAYAAILLAVCLLLIFYLAPRYGQSNILIYLTICSVIGAFSVSSVKGLGIAIKGFFAGQPVLQHPLTWILVITLVASITTQINYLNKSLDIFNTSLVFPIYYVLFTTIVITTSIILFKEWVTMTVVDIIGTVCGFLTIILGVFLLHAFKDMDVSLENLPQVLQGGQQAPATQDDKNILIEVDNSSIAPEDKPKVFVIYT; this is encoded by the exons ATGGAGCGGCTGGAGGCGAACGGCAGCTGCAGCAACG GGTCCCTGGTCACGCTTTCGTGCCTTTCCCACCGGGTCGTGTGCCAAGTGATCAGCAACGCTGACCCATCTGACTCCGTCCGGGACAATGGGACGTTGGATGACTTCTGGGTAAATCGGCTGGAAAGCAGTTATGGATTCTGGATTGGCCTGGGCTTGGCTGTCTTCTCCAGCTTCCTCATCGGAAGCAGCGTCATCCTCAAGAAGAAGGGGCTGCTGCGGCTGGTGGAGAAGGGAGGCACCAGGGCAG GAGATGGAGGCCACGGCTACCTGAAGGACTGGTTCTGGTGGGCTGGCTTGTTAACCA TGGGTGGAGGGGAAGCTGCCAACTTCGCCGCCTATGCCTTTGCTCCTGCAACTATAGTCACGCCACTGGGAGCTCTGAGTGTGCTCATAAG TGCCATCCTGTCTTCGTATTTGCTTGGAGAACGGCTCAACCTGCTGGGAAAGCTGGGCTGCATGCTCAGCCTCGTGGGCAGCACCGTGATGGTGATACATGCCCCAGAGGATGAGGAGGTCACCACTCTGGATGAACTGTTGTCTAAATTGAAAGAGCCAG gTTTCCTTGCTTATGCTGCGATCCTCTTGGCTGTCTGCCTCCTCCTGATCTTCTACCTCGCACCCCGCTATGGCCAGAGCAACATTCTCATCTACCTCACCATCTGCTCCGTTATTGGTGCCTTCTCCGTGTCCTCGGTCAAGGGCCTGGGTATTGCCATCAAGGGCTTCTTTGCTggccagcctgtgctgcagcacCCATTGACGTGGATCCTAGTCATTACGCTGGTGGCATCCATCACTACACAGATTAACTACCTCAATAAGTCTCTAGACATTTTTAACACCTCTTTGGTGTTTCCCATTTACTATGTGCTGTTCACCACCATTGTCATCACAACTTCCATCATCCTCTTTAAGGAGTGGGTCACCATGACTGTAGTGGACATCATTGGGACAGTTTGTGGCTTCCTCACCAtcattttgggggtgtttttacTTCATGCCTTCAAAGACATGGACGTAAGTTTAGAGAATCTACCACAAGTCCTCCAGGGTGGACAGCAAGCACCAGCCACCCAAGATGACAAGAACATCCTGATAGAGGTGGACAACTCCAGCATCGCCCCAGAGGATAAACCCAAAGTATTCGTGATTTACACCTAG